The genomic stretch TTAACAGTGCATCCGCAGTAGTTTTCCCAATCCCCGGGATCGCAGTAAGTTGGGTTCCGAAAGCATTCTTACTTCGTACGTTTCTGTGGAAAGTAATAGCAAATCTATGTGCTTCATCTCGGATTCTCTGTAAGAGGCGCAGACTTTCAGATTTCTTGTCAATATGTATAGGATAGGAATCTCCCGGGAAATAGATTTCTTCCAAGCGCTTCGCTATCCCGATAATCGGCATTTTACCATAAACTCCCAGCTCCTTCAAAGCCTCTACAGCCGAAGATAGCTGTCCTTTTCCGCCATCTATCACCACCAGCTTAGGCATAGGCTTTCCTTCATCTAAAAGGCGCTTGTATCTTCTGCCCACTACTTCTTTCATGCTGGCAAAGTCATCCGGCCCGACTACCGTTTTGATGTGGTAGTGTCTATATTCTTTTACTGCAGGTTTGCCGTTTAGAAAGCAAACCATACTGGCTACCGGGTTTGTCCCTTGGATATTTGAGTTGTCAAAGCATTCAATATGATCGGGTATTTCAGGAAGAGTCAGGTCTTGCTGTAGTTGGCGTATAACGCGGTCTTTTTTGTCCTGGTTAAGGCCAAGCAGAAGTGCTTTTTCCTTTTTGTAGTAGAGGGCATTCTTAAGGGAAAGTTCTATTAGTTTTTTCTTATCACCGATTTTGGGCATGAATACATTTAGCCCTTCTATGGCTTCTGTGAGTTCTATGTTAAGCAAAACCTCTTCTGCATCACTTTGGAATTGATCCTGCAGTCTTATCAGGGCTGTGAGGAGTAGTTGCTCATCTGATTCGTCTAGTTTCTTTTTGAGCTCCACATTTTTGGAGGTGATGAGTGAACCATTTTTAACCCTCATATAGTTCACGTAGGCATTTTTCTCATCGGAGACTATAGTGCATACATCGAGGTTATTAATGGATGGGCTTGCCACCAGTGATTTGGCTTGATATTTTTCGAGCAAATCAAGCTTTTCTTTTAACTTATGTGCTTTTTCAAATTCCAACTTTTCAGCCAGTGCTTGCATTTCTTGTTTGAAGTAAGCCTTTGCTATGCCTAGATTTCCTTTCAGAATATGTTTGGCATGCTCTAAATCTCTCATGTAATCCCCTTCATTTTGAAGGCCTACGCAGGGAGCCTGGCAATTTCCAATATGGTATTCCAGACATACCTTATACTTACCCTCAGCTATCTTGTAGGGGGAGAGATCCAGGTTGCAGGTTCGGACTGTGAAGAGTTCGCGGATCAGATCAAGGACATTGTTCATGGCCTTCACACTTGCAAAGGGACCATAATAGGTTCCTTTTCTGGGAACTAGATTCCGGGTTGGAAATATCCTAGGGAAATGTTCTTTTGTTAAGAGCAGGTAGGGATAAGTCTTGTCGTCGCGTAGGAGGATGTTGTACTTGGGCTGGGATTTTTTTATCAGATTGTTCTCCAGAAGCAAAGCGTCAAATTCACTATTTACGAGGGTGATTTCGATTCTCCGGATCTCTTTCACCATCTTCCTGGTTTTCAGATTGAATCCTACACTTTTGTTGAAATAACTTCCGACTCTTTTTTTCAGGCTTTTGGCTTTGCCTACATAGATGAGTTCATCCTCCTCGTTGAAATACTTATATACGCCTGGATGATCAGGTAGAGTGGTGTGATCATTTGGAGAGAAAGAGGATGATTGCATACCCTAAAATTAAAAAAAAAACAGCCTAGTAGTAAGGCTGTTTTTGAAAGGGGTTAATCTTTTTCTAGAAATCGTTCTTCGTGGCATCATAGTCAAAATCACTATAGCGCTGGCTCTCTCTTTCATAGGTATCACAATCTATCTCTATGCTAAGCGGCCTTTCAGGTCTCGGGAATGGCCCTTTAGTATAACCTAAGCTCTCGTCCCCATATACTTTCATCATATAATTCTGCCAGATAGGCCTTGCAGTTCTTCCGCCTTGTCCTGAAGTCCAGCTTCTGAAGTGTATAGCCCGATCATCTCCACCTACCCATACACCACTCACCAGATCCTTACTGATCCCCATATACCAGCCATCAGAAGCATTCTGGGTGGTTCCCGTTTTACCACCTAATTCCATGCCTTGTCGTAGGTCCCAATTGACTCCCTGGCTGGTACCGCCACGCTCCTCAAATCCACCCCTTAACATATAAGTCATCAAGTAAGCATGCTCTTCGCTCATTGCTGGTCTCTTCTTGGCAGTGAATTGCTGGATTACGTTTCCGTTTTTATCCTCAATTCTGTCTATATAGAACGGTGTGGTATGCTCACCTTTGTTGACAAAAGTCCCGAAAGCGCCAACCATTTCAAAAACTGATACATCGTTTACACCCAGCGCCAATGAGGGTACTTCCTGAAGATCACTTGTGATACCCAGTCTTCTAGCAGTTTCTGCTACTATTTTGGGACTAAGCTTCTTCATCATATAGGCGGTGATGGAGTTAACAGACTCAGCCATAGCATGTCTAATGGTCATTTTCTCATAAGAAAATTTCGAATTGGCATTGGAAGGCCTCCACGCTGGCTGCCCAGGGATATATACTTCTACCGGCTGATCGATCACACTATAGCATGGACTATAGCCGTTTTCTATGGCAGCTGCATAGACGAATGGCTTAAATGTAGAACCTGGTTGGCGCTTTCCTCTCTTGACGTGGTCAAACTTGAAATATTTATGGTCTAATCCTCCCACCCAGGCTTTGATCTGGCCGGTATGCGGATCCATACTCATAAATCCTGTCTGTAGGAATTTCTTATAATACCGAAGGGAATCCATAGAGCTCATCAGGGTATCTACTTCTCCCTTTTCCCATGAGAACACCTTCATTTTCTTTTTCTCATTCAGTTTGATATTGATGGAGTCGGTATCATCTCCATATCGAACCTTCAGCAGCCTATAGGCTTCAGTTCTCCTTGCGGCGTTTTCAATGAAATTGGGGATCACACGGAAACTTTCATCTATCCAGGGATCTCTATTGCCCATTTCTTTATAGAATGCTGCTTGAAGCCCCTTCATGTGCTCTGCAACAGATTCTTCTGCATATCGTTGCATTCTACTGTCAATGGTAGCATATATTTTCAATCCGTCTCCATACAGGTCATACGCAGTTCCATCTGATTTTAGGTTCTCCTTGGTCCACTTTATAAGGTCGGCTTTTACAATTTCACGGAAATAGGTTGCCAATCCTTTATTTTGGTTTGCTACACTATAATTTAACTCTATAGGCAGTGCTGATAAAGAATCAAATTCCTCCCTAGTCAGGTAATTATTTCTCATCATCTGAGCCAGTACGGTGTTCCGTCTTCTCAATGAATTGTCAGGGTTATATACAGGGCTGTAATATGAAGGAGCTTTGAATAGACCAACTAGAACTGCTGACTCCTGTGTGGCTAATTCTGCCGGTTTTTTGTTGAAGAAAGTTTCTGCAGCAGTCTTGATCCCAAATGCATTGGAGCCATAGTCTGAAGTATTGAGATAAAGTGTTAAGATTTCATTTTTAGTGTATGCTTTCTCCAATTGTGTGGCTACTATCCATTCTTTGGTTTTGATGATTAACATGCGTAGCCCAGGTATGGAGCTGAGCAGTCCATTACTGGCATCTGTTCGTGTTTTGAAGAGGTTTTTGGCTGTCTGCTGGCTAAGTGTGGAGCCACCTCCCGCATTTTGACCCAATAAGATTGATTTGACGAACACCCTCATCATTGCTTGCATATCAATTCCCGAATGACTTTCAAACCGCACATCTTCGGTAGCTATTAGAGCATTGACCAAGTTTGGAGA from Algoriphagus sp. NG3 encodes the following:
- the uvrC gene encoding excinuclease ABC subunit UvrC, with the translated sequence MQSSSFSPNDHTTLPDHPGVYKYFNEEDELIYVGKAKSLKKRVGSYFNKSVGFNLKTRKMVKEIRRIEITLVNSEFDALLLENNLIKKSQPKYNILLRDDKTYPYLLLTKEHFPRIFPTRNLVPRKGTYYGPFASVKAMNNVLDLIRELFTVRTCNLDLSPYKIAEGKYKVCLEYHIGNCQAPCVGLQNEGDYMRDLEHAKHILKGNLGIAKAYFKQEMQALAEKLEFEKAHKLKEKLDLLEKYQAKSLVASPSINNLDVCTIVSDEKNAYVNYMRVKNGSLITSKNVELKKKLDESDEQLLLTALIRLQDQFQSDAEEVLLNIELTEAIEGLNVFMPKIGDKKKLIELSLKNALYYKKEKALLLGLNQDKKDRVIRQLQQDLTLPEIPDHIECFDNSNIQGTNPVASMVCFLNGKPAVKEYRHYHIKTVVGPDDFASMKEVVGRRYKRLLDEGKPMPKLVVIDGGKGQLSSAVEALKELGVYGKMPIIGIAKRLEEIYFPGDSYPIHIDKKSESLRLLQRIRDEAHRFAITFHRNVRSKNAFGTQLTAIPGIGKTTADALLSQFKSVKKISLASEEELAKVIGSRRAKALIEWRDKNKGA
- a CDS encoding penicillin-binding protein 1A, encoding MSKKATPQTSSWVSKTVKYLWIAFLAGIFGFILFVWMISINFLGLFGSLPDFKALENPDSQIASELYSSDGLLLGRYIRENRSPVNYDELSPNLVNALIATEDVRFESHSGIDMQAMMRVFVKSILLGQNAGGGSTLSQQTAKNLFKTRTDASNGLLSSIPGLRMLIIKTKEWIVATQLEKAYTKNEILTLYLNTSDYGSNAFGIKTAAETFFNKKPAELATQESAVLVGLFKAPSYYSPVYNPDNSLRRRNTVLAQMMRNNYLTREEFDSLSALPIELNYSVANQNKGLATYFREIVKADLIKWTKENLKSDGTAYDLYGDGLKIYATIDSRMQRYAEESVAEHMKGLQAAFYKEMGNRDPWIDESFRVIPNFIENAARRTEAYRLLKVRYGDDTDSINIKLNEKKKMKVFSWEKGEVDTLMSSMDSLRYYKKFLQTGFMSMDPHTGQIKAWVGGLDHKYFKFDHVKRGKRQPGSTFKPFVYAAAIENGYSPCYSVIDQPVEVYIPGQPAWRPSNANSKFSYEKMTIRHAMAESVNSITAYMMKKLSPKIVAETARRLGITSDLQEVPSLALGVNDVSVFEMVGAFGTFVNKGEHTTPFYIDRIEDKNGNVIQQFTAKKRPAMSEEHAYLMTYMLRGGFEERGGTSQGVNWDLRQGMELGGKTGTTQNASDGWYMGISKDLVSGVWVGGDDRAIHFRSWTSGQGGRTARPIWQNYMMKVYGDESLGYTKGPFPRPERPLSIEIDCDTYERESQRYSDFDYDATKNDF